One genomic window of Quercus lobata isolate SW786 chromosome 9, ValleyOak3.0 Primary Assembly, whole genome shotgun sequence includes the following:
- the LOC115960160 gene encoding E3 ubiquitin-protein ligase RZF1: MSLSPPRVRNNGNPTTYPLYWCYQCHRTVRVASTNPSEVICPRCLGQFLIEMNVARPRLVIDHTDFDPSPEARLLEALALMLDPPIRRFHHGLHDPEAESQGHPLPPPPGFETRPRTRSRRRWRESPDTEPEIQGQPRTWIILRPLDPADPFRPILQPQPAPSGFDHRNFFFGPGLNEMIEQLTENDRPGPSPAPEEAINAIPTVSITEEHLKNDSQYCPVCKEEFKVGGEAREMPCKHIYHSDCIVPWLRLHNSCPVCRHELPVPSDSEDQQQVRVRVENDSEDSQVGGQSRRRRSLRWSHLTSLWPFRPRYRQINPHADHDINIGTSRRGASRFR, from the exons ATGTCATTGAGCCCTCCTCGTGTCCGAAACAATGGCAACCCAACAACCTACCCTCTCTACTGGTGCTACCAATGCCACAGAACGGTCAGGGTTGCTTCCACGAACCCATCAGAGGTTATTTGTCCACGTTGTTTGGGGCAGTTCCTCATTGAGATGAACGTAGCTAGGCCTAGACTAGTCATCGATCACACTGATTTTGATCCCTCCCCGGAAGCCCGTCTACTCGAGGCCCTTGCTCTCATGCTTGATCCCCCAATTAGGCGCTTCCACCATGGTTTACATGACCCGGAAGCTGAATCCCAAGGCCATCCTTTGCCTCCTCCCCCAGGTTTTGAAACAAGACCCCGGACACGTTCAAGACGGCGATGGAGAGAGAGCCCGGATACAGAACCTGAAATCCAAGGCCAACCTCGGACATGGATTATTCTTAGACCTTTAGATCCTGCTGACCCTTTTAGACCAATACTTCAACCACAACCAGCACCTTCAGGATTTGATCATAGAAATTTCTTTTTCGGGCCAGGACTAAACGAAATGATTGAGCAGCTGACTGAAAATGATAGGCCAGGGCCTTCTCCAGCACCAGAAGAAGCAATCAATGCAATACCAACTGTGAGCATCACAGAAGAGCATTTGAAAAATGACTCACAATATTGCCCTGTGTGCAAGGAAGAGTTTAAGGTTGGAGGAGAAGCTAGGGAAATGCCTTGCAAGCATATATATCACTCTGATTGTATTGTTCCTTGGCTAAGGCTTCATAACTCTTGTCCTGTTTGCCGGCATGAGCTGCCAGTGCCTTCTGATTCTGAAGATCAGCAGCAGGTAAGAGTAAGAGTAGAGAATGATTCTGAGGATTCTCAAGTTGGAGGACAGAGTAGGAGACGTAGGAGTTTGAGGTGGAGCCATTTGACATCTTTGTGGCCATTTCGACCAAGATATCGACAGATTAATCCACATGCTGATCATGACATTAATATTGGTACTTCTCGAAGGG GAGCAAGCCGGTTTCGGTAG